A part of Bufo bufo chromosome 7, aBufBuf1.1, whole genome shotgun sequence genomic DNA contains:
- the EN1 gene encoding homeobox protein engrailed-1: MEDQPEHSPGAPSEADTGVSPPPLHPGAPPHRTTNFFIDNILRPDFGCRKETPGRENVNPLHTRQGNPTASPDSDSTSESSKGSDPNPALLLVGNTAPASHKSDPMVWPAWVYCTRYSDRPSSGPRTRKLKKKKSEKEDKRPRTAFTAEQLQRLKAEFQANRYISEQRRQSLAQELNLNESQIKIWFQNKRAKIKKATGLKNGLALHLMAQGLYNHSTTTVQDKEDSD; this comes from the exons ATGGAGGATCAGCCTGAGCACAGTCCCGGAGCCCCCAGTGAAGCGGACACCGGGGTCTCCCCGCCACCTCTGCACCCAGGAGCGCCCCCACACCGGACCACCAACTTTTTCATAGACAATATTTTACGTCCAGATTTCGGCTGCAGGAAAGAGACCCCGGGGCGAGAGAACGTGAACCCCTTACACACCCGGCAGGGTAACCCCACTGCCAGCCCGGACTCTGATTCCACCTCGGAGAGCTCCAAGGGGAGCGACCCCAACCCTGCACTACTGCTGGTGGGAAACACGGCGCCCGCTTCACACAAGAGTGACCCGATGGTGTGGCCCGCCTGGGTGTACTGCACCCGCTACTCCGACCGGCCGTCCTCAG GTCCCCGCACTCGGAagctgaagaagaagaagagcgaGAAGGAGGACAAGCGGCCCCGCACGGCGTTCACCGCGGAGCAGCTGCAGCGACTGAAGGCCGAGTTCCAGGCCAATCGCTACATCTCGGAGCAGCGGCGCCAGAGCTTGGCCCAAGAGCTCAACCTCAACGAATCCCAGATCAAGATTTGGTTCCAGAACAAACGGGCCAAGATCAAGAAAGCGACCGGCTTAAAGAACGGCCTGGCGCTGCACCTGATGGCGCAGGGTCTGTACAACCACTCCACGACCACCGTGCAGGACAAGGAGGACAGTGACTAG